A portion of the Nitratidesulfovibrio termitidis HI1 genome contains these proteins:
- a CDS encoding MinD/ParA family protein codes for MSPDLPLVFSVTSGKGGVGKTNIAANLACCLAQEGKRVVLLDADLGLANVDVVLGLTPQLNLFHLFHEGVDLSEILCDTPYGFRILPASSGMSEMLSLSTGQKLELLEAMDALEGAVDYLIVDTGAGINDNVLYFNLAAQERLVVLTPEPTSLTDAYALIKVMKLNHGVEHFKVLVNMVPDAQTARDMFTRLYKACDHFLSGVSLDLAGFVPRDPAVRKAVVNQRPFCVMAPDSPACAAVREVARTVQTWDVAASLDGNIKFFWKKLLFRH; via the coding sequence ATGAGCCCCGATCTTCCCCTGGTATTCTCCGTCACCTCCGGCAAGGGTGGCGTCGGCAAGACCAACATCGCCGCCAACCTGGCCTGCTGCCTCGCGCAGGAAGGCAAGCGCGTGGTCCTGCTGGACGCGGACCTTGGCCTTGCCAACGTGGACGTGGTGCTGGGCCTGACCCCGCAGTTGAACCTGTTCCACCTGTTCCACGAAGGCGTCGACCTTTCCGAGATACTCTGCGATACGCCCTACGGCTTCCGCATCCTGCCCGCCTCGTCGGGCATGAGCGAAATGCTGTCGCTTTCCACCGGCCAGAAGCTGGAACTGCTGGAGGCCATGGACGCGCTGGAAGGCGCGGTGGACTATCTGATCGTGGACACCGGCGCGGGCATCAACGATAATGTGCTGTATTTCAACCTGGCGGCCCAGGAGCGGCTGGTGGTGCTGACCCCCGAGCCCACGTCGCTCACCGACGCCTACGCCCTGATCAAGGTGATGAAGCTCAACCACGGGGTGGAGCATTTCAAGGTGCTGGTGAACATGGTGCCCGACGCGCAGACCGCGCGCGACATGTTCACCCGGCTGTACAAGGCCTGCGATCATTTTCTTTCCGGCGTGTCCCTGGATCTCGCGGGCTTTGTCCCGCGCGACCCGGCGGTGCGCAAGGCAGTGGTGAACCAGCGACCCTTCTGCGTCATGGCGCCGGACAGCCCGGCCTGCGCGGCGGTGCGCGAGGTGGCCCGGACGGTACAAACGTGGGACGT